A window of the Serratia sarumanii genome harbors these coding sequences:
- a CDS encoding response regulator transcription factor yields the protein MIRVILVDDHVVVRSGFAQLLNLEDDLDVVGQYSSAAAAWPALLRDDVNVAVMDIAMPDENGLSLLKRLRAQKPQFRAIILSIYDSPTFVQSALDAGASGYLTKRCGPEELVQAVRSVDMGGHYLCADALRALRGGERPATALEVLTPREREIFDLLVKGDSVKEIAFKLDLSHKTVHVHRANVLGKLQCNSTIELVHFALDHQLLAGH from the coding sequence ATGATCCGTGTGATACTGGTGGATGACCATGTGGTGGTGCGCTCCGGCTTTGCGCAGTTGCTCAACCTCGAGGACGATCTCGACGTGGTGGGGCAATACAGCAGCGCAGCGGCGGCCTGGCCGGCATTGCTGCGCGACGACGTCAACGTCGCGGTGATGGACATCGCCATGCCGGATGAAAACGGCCTCAGCCTGTTGAAACGCCTGCGGGCGCAGAAGCCGCAGTTCCGCGCAATCATCCTCAGCATCTATGACTCCCCCACCTTCGTGCAGAGCGCGCTGGACGCCGGCGCCAGCGGCTATCTGACCAAACGCTGCGGGCCGGAAGAGCTGGTGCAGGCGGTGCGTTCCGTCGATATGGGCGGCCATTACCTATGCGCCGACGCGCTGCGGGCGCTGCGCGGCGGCGAGCGGCCGGCCACCGCGCTGGAAGTGCTGACCCCGCGCGAGCGTGAAATCTTCGATCTGCTGGTCAAAGGCGACAGCGTAAAGGAGATCGCGTTCAAGCTCGATCTCAGCCATAAAACGGTGCACGTGCATCGCGCCAACGTCCTGGGCAAGCTGCAGTGCAACAGCACCATCGAGCTGGTGCATTTCGCTCTCGACCATCAGCTGCTGGCGGGGCATTGA
- a CDS encoding arylamine N-acetyltransferase family protein has translation MDTQRYLQHIGFTGAARPDLHTLQQLHHRHMLSVPFENLSIIYHQGIQLAPEALFSKVVERNRGGFCYELNALFALLLREIGFKVSFISGEIRARDGHFGPPYDHLALRVDLAGQAWLVDVGFGDSFLTPLKIVAAEPQPQASGTFHLEREGDYYLLERRNGDQRSHAKTLYRFTVQPRELHEFDEMCRFHSTSPQSHFTQRLVCSRPTDHGRVTLSDMKLIVTEDHQRHETTLHSEEERRAALWQHFAIDLDR, from the coding sequence GTGGATACCCAACGCTACCTGCAGCATATCGGCTTTACCGGCGCCGCCCGCCCTGACCTCCACACGTTGCAACAGCTGCACCATCGCCACATGCTGAGCGTCCCGTTCGAGAACCTGAGCATTATTTATCATCAGGGTATTCAGCTGGCGCCGGAGGCGCTGTTCAGCAAGGTGGTCGAGCGCAACCGCGGCGGTTTCTGTTATGAGCTGAACGCGCTGTTCGCCCTGCTGCTGCGGGAGATCGGTTTCAAGGTGAGCTTCATCTCCGGCGAGATCCGCGCGCGCGACGGCCATTTCGGCCCGCCCTACGACCATCTGGCGCTGCGGGTGGATCTGGCGGGCCAGGCCTGGCTGGTGGACGTCGGTTTCGGCGATTCCTTCCTGACGCCGCTGAAGATCGTCGCCGCCGAGCCGCAACCGCAGGCCAGCGGCACCTTCCACCTGGAGCGGGAAGGCGACTATTACCTGCTGGAGCGCCGCAACGGCGACCAACGTTCGCATGCCAAAACCCTGTATCGCTTTACCGTTCAGCCGCGCGAGCTGCATGAGTTCGACGAGATGTGCCGCTTCCACAGCACCTCGCCGCAGTCGCACTTCACCCAGCGGCTGGTGTGTTCACGGCCGACGGACCACGGCCGGGTGACCCTCAGCGACATGAAGCTGATCGTGACCGAAGATCATCAGCGCCACGAAACGACGCTGCATTCGGAAGAGGAGCGGCGCGCCGCGCTGTGGCAGCATTTCGCCATCGATTTGGATCGTTGA